Proteins from one Rosa chinensis cultivar Old Blush chromosome 7, RchiOBHm-V2, whole genome shotgun sequence genomic window:
- the LOC112175854 gene encoding transcription factor MYC2 isoform X1: MGEIISSCSSPYNVYPETTSATLLQQRLQFILQNRPETWVYSIFWKASKDSNDDNGVSLSWAGGHFRGIRDFSSKKSSIQNSDNNYRPRFGMVNREIEALCHDDMDSERFEDINGDVTDSEWFYFYTVSLTQSFAAGHNGYSNILGRVHSSSAFIWLAGDAEFQFYECERVKEARMHGIRTLVCVATYSGVLEVASLDVIKEDWGFVQQAKSLFGISDSNSTQGSQEAHVHVPLPENGLMFSATQKQSNTHGRGKREVAFNIGGSSSDSGPSENIENNRSKKRGRSSSHVNGRRESPPLNHVEAERQRRERLNHRFYALRAAVPNVSRMDKASLLADAVEYINNLKTKIDKLEAKIQAQTKIPKVGSTNSKSYRASAVMEVDVKFVGSEAMIRVRSTDNEDYPYARLMNALKDLELHIYHASISSVKEFMLQDVVARVPFGFTSEEAMRTAIIKRLSNFP; the protein is encoded by the exons ATGGGTGAGATTATTTCCTCATGTTCTTCACCCTACAATGTTTATCCAGAAACTACCTCAGCCACATTGCTTCAACAACGCCTCCAATTCATACTTCAGAACCGCCCTGAAACCTGGGTTTACTCCATTTTCTGGAAAGCCTCCAAAGACAGTAACGACGACAACGGCGTTTCTTTGTCATGGGCCGGAGGCCATTTCAGAGGCATTAGAGACTTCTCATCCAAAAAATCAAGCATTCAGAACTCGGATAATAACTACCGACCCAGATTTGGGATGGTCAACAGAGAGATCGAAGCGCTGTGTCATGACGACATGGACTCGGAGAGATTTGAAGACATTAACGGAGACGTGACTGACTCCGAGTGGTTCTACTTCTACACCGTCTCTTTAACACAGTCGTTTGCTGCAGGCCACAATGGGTATTCCAACATTCTGGGCCGTGTGCATTCTTCTAGTGCTTTCATTTGGTTGGCAGGAGATGCTGAGTTTCAGTTCTATGAGTGTGAGAGAGTTAAAGAGGCTCGCATGCATGGAATTCGAACTCTGGTTTGCGTTGCAACTTATAGTGGGGTGCTTGAAGTGGCTTCTTTGGATGTGATTAAAGAAGATTGGGGTTTTGTGCAGCAAGCAAAATCACTTTTTGGAATATCAGACTCCAACTCAACGCAGGGAAGCCAGGAGGCTCATGTTCACGTTCCTCTGCCCGAAAATGGATTAATGTTTTCAGCAACTCAAAAGCAGTCGAATACACATG GGCGTGGTAAGAGGGAAGTGGCTTTCAATATAGGTGGGTCGTCATCTGATTCAGGGCCTTCGGAAAATATAGAGAATAATCGATCAAAAAAGAGAGGGAGGTCATCAAGCCATGTGAACGGCAGACGAGAATCACCACCACTAAACCATGTGGAGGCAGAGAGACAACGACGTGAAAGGCTGAATCATCGATTCTATGCTCTGAGAGCTGCTGTTCCAAATGTGTCAAGGATGGACAAAGCTTCTTTACTTGCTGATGCAGTTGAGTACATCAATAATCTGAAGACAAAGATTGATAAACTGGAGGCCAAAATCCAAGCACAAACCAAGATACCCAAAGTGGGTAGCACCAACTCCAAAAGTTACAGAGCATCTGCTGTTATGGAAGTGGATGTGAAATTTGTAGGCTCTGAAGCAATGATTCGAGTTCGGAGTACGGATAATGAGGACTATCCATATGCAAGATTGATGAATGCACTCAAAGACCTCGAATTGCATATTTATCATGCAAGCATTTCAAGTGTGAAGGAGTTTATGCTTCAAGATGTTGTGGCACGAGTTCCATTTGGATTCACAAGTGAGGAGGCCATGAGAACCGCCATTATAAAAAGATTGTCAAACTTTCCCTAG
- the LOC112177316 gene encoding uncharacterized protein LOC112177316, whose amino-acid sequence MKKRKVGRPRTMSEFLTSSGSNSSNSNGSSSQPSYRSTNPPPTPPLPPPPPPPSAPSPPILPLPSLEAEVQSATFITRGHNKGIPEWNTGVKIKIMFDSNFQPVGERATQLKSQLGQIVRDGQRIPLTLLDWKAVGPDVKEGIWKEVQQNLLDVPEGYKHVCLRCCNTLWKDHKSKTKVNYFQKNRDNPNLSSLVPPHIVAEQWSELIAYWSSEDAKLIATRNSINREQRGPVHSTGRKHFAQLRYEMEQSGEQTDKMSVWKKARNQSNADVAQVIEEYDKKLLMEPEDQRELRAVKDRIFHELLGEDGHGYCRTYGSTVPRSLVYPQESMPSHNTNDLIQKITEEVTEKVKEAFTRKMQDQLDMLQARINFLESNEGQNRNRCRQVQDATSGHEVRRESIGEGVHPHSTSNQEIDHAPVLTKPL is encoded by the exons atgaagaaaagaaaggtTGGGAGACCACGCACTATGTCTGAGTTTTTGACTTCAAGTGGATCTAATTCTTCAAACAGCAATGGTTCCTCATCGCAGCCATCCTATAGGTCTACTAATCCACCTCCTACACCCCCACTGCCTCCACCCCCACCGCCTCCTTCTGCACCTTCTCCTCCAATATTACCTCTTCCATCTCTAG AAGCTGAAGTACAATCTGCTACCTTTATTACTAGAGGTCACAATAAAGGTATCCCAGAGTGGAATACTGGAGTTAAAATCAAGATTATGTTTGATTCTAACTTCCAACCTGTTGGAGAAAGAGCTACACAGCTAAAGTCACAATTGGGGCAAATTGTACGCGATGGCCAGAGGATTCCACTAACATTACTTGACTGGAAGGCTGTTGGACCTGATGTGAAAGAGGGAATATGGAAAGAGGTTCAG CAAAATTTGCTTGATGTTCCAGAAGGATATAAACATGTGTGTCTTAGATGTTGCAATACACTGTGGAAGGATCACAAGAGCAAAACCAAAGTCAACTACTTTCAGAAAAACAGAGATAATCCAAATCTAAGTTCTCTAGTTCCTCCACATATTGTAGCAGAGCAGTGGAGTGAGCTCATTGCTTATTGGAGTAGTGAAGATGCAAAG CTTATAGCAACACGAAATTCTATCAATCGGGAGCAGCGTGGACCGGTTCATAGTACTGGTCGAAAACATTTTGCCCAGCTGCGATATGAG ATGGAACAAAGTGGAGAACAAACTGATAAGATGAGTGTGTGGAAAAAAGCACgcaatcaatcaaatgcagATGTTGCCCAAGTCATT GAGGAATATGACAAGAAATTGCTAATGGAACCTGAGGACCAGCGAGAACTTAGGGCTGTAAAAGATCGAATATTCCATGAATTGCTTGGGGAAGATGGTCATGGTTATTGTCGTACCTATGGTTCTACTGTGCCTCGCAGTTTGGTGTATCCACAGGAATCAATGCCTTCTCATAACACCAATGACCTCATACAGAAAATAACTGAAGAGGTTACAGAGAAAGTGAAAGAGGCTTTCACAAGGAAGATGCAGGACCAATTAGATATGCTTCAAGCTAGGATTAACTTTTTAGAGAGCAATGAGGGGCAAAACAGAAATCGATGTAGACAG GTTCAAGATGCAACTAGTGGCCATGAAGTTAGAAGGGAGTCCATAGGAGAAGGAGTTCATCCACATTCAACTAGTAATCAAGAAATTGATCATGCTCCAGTACTCACCAAGCCCCTCTAG
- the LOC112175854 gene encoding transcription factor MYC3 isoform X2, giving the protein MGEIISSCSSPYNVYPETTSATLLQQRLQFILQNRPETWVYSIFWKASKDSNDDNGVSLSWAGGHFRGIRDFSSKKSSIQNSDNNYRPRFGMVNREIEALCHDDMDSERFEDINGDVTDSEWFYFYTVSLTQSFAAGHNGYSNILGRVHSSSAFIWLAGDAEFQFYECERVKEARMHGIRTLVCVATYSGVLEVASLDVIKEDWGFVQQAKSLFGISDSNSTQGSQEAHVHVPLPENGLMFSATQKQSNTHGGSSSDSGPSENIENNRSKKRGRSSSHVNGRRESPPLNHVEAERQRRERLNHRFYALRAAVPNVSRMDKASLLADAVEYINNLKTKIDKLEAKIQAQTKIPKVGSTNSKSYRASAVMEVDVKFVGSEAMIRVRSTDNEDYPYARLMNALKDLELHIYHASISSVKEFMLQDVVARVPFGFTSEEAMRTAIIKRLSNFP; this is encoded by the exons ATGGGTGAGATTATTTCCTCATGTTCTTCACCCTACAATGTTTATCCAGAAACTACCTCAGCCACATTGCTTCAACAACGCCTCCAATTCATACTTCAGAACCGCCCTGAAACCTGGGTTTACTCCATTTTCTGGAAAGCCTCCAAAGACAGTAACGACGACAACGGCGTTTCTTTGTCATGGGCCGGAGGCCATTTCAGAGGCATTAGAGACTTCTCATCCAAAAAATCAAGCATTCAGAACTCGGATAATAACTACCGACCCAGATTTGGGATGGTCAACAGAGAGATCGAAGCGCTGTGTCATGACGACATGGACTCGGAGAGATTTGAAGACATTAACGGAGACGTGACTGACTCCGAGTGGTTCTACTTCTACACCGTCTCTTTAACACAGTCGTTTGCTGCAGGCCACAATGGGTATTCCAACATTCTGGGCCGTGTGCATTCTTCTAGTGCTTTCATTTGGTTGGCAGGAGATGCTGAGTTTCAGTTCTATGAGTGTGAGAGAGTTAAAGAGGCTCGCATGCATGGAATTCGAACTCTGGTTTGCGTTGCAACTTATAGTGGGGTGCTTGAAGTGGCTTCTTTGGATGTGATTAAAGAAGATTGGGGTTTTGTGCAGCAAGCAAAATCACTTTTTGGAATATCAGACTCCAACTCAACGCAGGGAAGCCAGGAGGCTCATGTTCACGTTCCTCTGCCCGAAAATGGATTAATGTTTTCAGCAACTCAAAAGCAGTCGAATACACATG GTGGGTCGTCATCTGATTCAGGGCCTTCGGAAAATATAGAGAATAATCGATCAAAAAAGAGAGGGAGGTCATCAAGCCATGTGAACGGCAGACGAGAATCACCACCACTAAACCATGTGGAGGCAGAGAGACAACGACGTGAAAGGCTGAATCATCGATTCTATGCTCTGAGAGCTGCTGTTCCAAATGTGTCAAGGATGGACAAAGCTTCTTTACTTGCTGATGCAGTTGAGTACATCAATAATCTGAAGACAAAGATTGATAAACTGGAGGCCAAAATCCAAGCACAAACCAAGATACCCAAAGTGGGTAGCACCAACTCCAAAAGTTACAGAGCATCTGCTGTTATGGAAGTGGATGTGAAATTTGTAGGCTCTGAAGCAATGATTCGAGTTCGGAGTACGGATAATGAGGACTATCCATATGCAAGATTGATGAATGCACTCAAAGACCTCGAATTGCATATTTATCATGCAAGCATTTCAAGTGTGAAGGAGTTTATGCTTCAAGATGTTGTGGCACGAGTTCCATTTGGATTCACAAGTGAGGAGGCCATGAGAACCGCCATTATAAAAAGATTGTCAAACTTTCCCTAG